A genomic segment from Pseudomonas sp. S09G 359 encodes:
- a CDS encoding cytochrome c family protein translates to MKYALFALALTLNTGSALAAGDAEAGGKLFSKTCGGCHSIGEGARGGFGPELNGIIGRPAGTTTDYQYSDAMKNSGVVWTRDKLAAYIEAPKKVVSGTRMIFWGISDPEKIENILAYLETFQPK, encoded by the coding sequence ATGAAGTACGCCTTGTTCGCCCTCGCCCTGACCCTCAATACCGGATCGGCCCTTGCAGCCGGCGATGCCGAGGCCGGCGGCAAACTCTTCAGCAAGACCTGCGGCGGCTGCCACAGCATTGGTGAAGGCGCGCGCGGCGGGTTCGGCCCGGAGCTCAACGGCATCATCGGCCGACCCGCCGGCACCACCACCGATTACCAGTATTCCGACGCGATGAAAAATTCCGGCGTGGTCTGGACCCGCGACAAACTCGCCGCCTATATCGAGGCGCCGAAAAAGGTGGTGAGCGGTACGCGCATGATCTTCTGGGGCATCAGCGACCCGGAGAAGATCGAAAACATCCTGGCGTACCTCGAAACCTTCCAGCCCAAATAA
- a CDS encoding LTA synthase family protein, with translation MSALQSRRLRYGVGAIALVFALLAALRLVFVLGFSGLAPSTPALLETLGIGLRFDLRLAVLLLLPLAVLAWLPRWNLTTLPALRWLARGYLVVALAVVGLVYIIDFGHYAYLGVRINATVLRYLQDAQISQQMVWETYPVLWITACWLSAVALWVWALVCLERLTLDRARQPISAASLAAVSVIGLVAVLLALLGRVANLNLENPVPLRWSDAFFSGNSQVAAVGLNPVLFLYDTLKVGQAQFDEQQVREHYPQIAAYLGVDQPDAQSLNFTREQGVQPYRLAGTRPPNVIFVMLESLGTSAVGAYGNPLNPTPNLDALAKQSWFFKHFYVPVTGTAKTVWASITGVPDVTRQETATRNPLITRQHTLINAFEGYQKFYMIGGNAGWANINALIRQSIDGVQLYDESHWRSPRVDVWGISDLNLFKEGDALLRTLPKDQPFFAYVQTAGNHRPFTIPKLNDGFQLNDVTLEQAQAAGSRSVEQYQAVRLLDYNIGRLMGIAKAGGYYDNSIFVFFGDHNTRISQIPHMAPAFEQLGLESNNVPLLIHAPGLEPRVIEEAVGLADLLPTVAGMAGVPFRNGAMGRDIQQPAPEGERVVPLVLREGTFPIIGGVTQDFLLQMQHDGSSPTLHDLASPTPREDVAAQHPEEFQRLQGLTRGLHESARLMLFRNVRE, from the coding sequence ATGAGTGCGTTGCAATCACGCCGCCTGCGCTACGGCGTAGGCGCGATCGCGTTGGTATTTGCCTTGCTGGCAGCGTTGCGGCTGGTGTTTGTGCTGGGCTTTTCCGGCCTGGCCCCAAGCACCCCGGCGCTGCTGGAAACCCTGGGCATCGGCCTGCGTTTCGACCTGCGCCTGGCGGTGTTGCTCTTGCTGCCGCTGGCCGTGCTGGCGTGGCTGCCACGTTGGAACCTCACCACCTTGCCGGCCCTGCGCTGGCTGGCGCGGGGCTACCTGGTGGTGGCGCTGGCGGTGGTAGGCCTGGTGTATATCATCGACTTCGGCCACTACGCCTACCTCGGCGTGCGCATCAATGCGACGGTGCTGCGTTACCTGCAAGACGCGCAGATTTCACAACAGATGGTGTGGGAAACCTACCCGGTGCTGTGGATAACCGCCTGCTGGCTATCGGCTGTGGCGCTGTGGGTTTGGGCATTGGTATGCCTGGAGCGACTGACCCTGGACCGCGCGCGCCAGCCCATCAGCGCCGCGTCGTTGGCGGCGGTCTCGGTGATTGGCCTGGTCGCCGTGCTGCTGGCCCTGCTCGGCCGCGTCGCCAACCTCAACCTGGAAAACCCGGTGCCACTGCGCTGGAGCGATGCGTTCTTTTCCGGCAACAGCCAGGTGGCCGCCGTGGGCCTGAACCCGGTGCTGTTTTTGTACGACACGCTCAAAGTCGGCCAAGCGCAATTTGATGAACAGCAGGTGCGCGAGCATTACCCGCAAATCGCCGCGTACCTGGGGGTGGATCAGCCCGATGCACAGTCACTGAATTTCACCCGCGAGCAAGGCGTGCAGCCGTATCGCCTGGCCGGTACGCGCCCGCCCAATGTAATTTTCGTAATGCTCGAATCCCTCGGCACCAGCGCCGTCGGGGCCTATGGTAACCCGCTCAACCCCACGCCGAACCTGGACGCCCTGGCCAAACAGAGCTGGTTCTTCAAGCACTTCTACGTGCCCGTTACCGGCACGGCCAAAACCGTGTGGGCCAGCATCACCGGCGTGCCGGATGTAACCCGTCAGGAAACGGCCACACGCAACCCGCTGATCACGCGGCAGCACACGCTGATCAACGCGTTCGAGGGTTACCAGAAGTTCTACATGATCGGCGGCAACGCCGGCTGGGCGAATATCAACGCGCTGATCCGCCAGAGCATCGACGGCGTGCAGCTCTATGATGAAAGCCACTGGCGCTCGCCACGCGTGGATGTGTGGGGCATCTCCGACCTGAACCTGTTCAAGGAGGGTGACGCGCTGCTGCGCACGCTGCCCAAAGACCAGCCCTTCTTCGCCTACGTGCAGACCGCCGGCAACCATCGGCCATTCACCATCCCCAAGCTCAATGATGGTTTCCAGCTAAACGACGTGACCCTGGAGCAAGCCCAGGCAGCCGGTTCGCGCAGCGTCGAGCAATATCAGGCGGTGCGCCTGCTGGACTACAACATCGGGCGCCTGATGGGCATCGCCAAGGCCGGCGGTTATTACGACAACAGCATTTTTGTGTTCTTCGGCGACCACAACACGCGCATCAGCCAGATCCCGCACATGGCGCCCGCTTTCGAACAACTGGGTCTGGAAAGCAATAACGTGCCACTGCTGATCCACGCCCCCGGCCTTGAACCACGGGTAATCGAAGAGGCCGTAGGCCTGGCCGACCTGTTGCCCACAGTGGCCGGCATGGCGGGCGTGCCCTTTCGCAACGGCGCCATGGGCCGTGATATCCAGCAACCGGCGCCGGAAGGCGAGCGCGTGGTGCCGCTGGTATTGCGCGAAGGCACGTTCCCGATCATCGGCGGCGTGACCCAGGACTTTCTGCTGCAGATGCAACATGACGGCAGCTCGCCGACCCTGCACGACCTGGCGTCGCCGACGCCGCGCGAGGATGTGGCGGCGCAGCATCCCGAGGAATTTCAGCGCTTGCAGGGGCTGACGCGGGGCCTGCACGAGAGTGCGCGGTTGATGCTGTTCCGTAATGTGCGGGAGTGA
- a CDS encoding response regulator, with product MAQPSILVLEDDEIIRSLMVDVLEDFGAVVTSFPSADEGMIYLERGDDPVDLIVSDVQMPGLLNGYDLSRVVAHRWPSVPVLLTSGNARLAEQLGGSVRFLPKPWSTEHLLECVQTALTQQGSSMH from the coding sequence ATGGCTCAGCCATCGATTTTGGTATTGGAAGACGACGAGATTATTCGCTCGTTGATGGTGGATGTACTGGAGGACTTCGGGGCCGTAGTCACGTCTTTTCCTTCGGCAGATGAAGGGATGATCTACCTGGAGCGAGGCGACGACCCGGTCGACCTGATTGTCAGCGATGTGCAGATGCCGGGGTTGCTCAATGGTTATGACTTGAGCCGGGTGGTGGCCCATCGCTGGCCCAGCGTGCCGGTGCTGCTGACTTCCGGCAATGCCAGGCTGGCCGAGCAGTTGGGGGGTTCGGTGCGCTTCCTGCCCAAGCCGTGGAGCACCGAGCATTTATTGGAATGCGTGCAAACCGCGTTGACCCAGCAGGGGTCGTCGATGCATTGA
- a CDS encoding demethoxyubiquinone hydroxylase family protein encodes MNAPAVSLPDKNLGNRMIKVDHAGEHGAICIYSGQLFMARAFNPSLVAELTEFLGDERRHRAVFKAELQRRGYPRCRSYWLCGLGGLALGLLTGLCGRKAIMTTTVAVESVVLKHLAHQLQVLRDIDPQAVAAIASIVDEEQHHHDQSAAQIDTNDPWFKMLTPVVTAWTEAVIWMGMRS; translated from the coding sequence GTGAATGCCCCAGCCGTTTCACTGCCCGATAAGAACCTCGGCAACCGCATGATCAAAGTCGACCACGCTGGTGAGCATGGCGCGATCTGTATCTACAGCGGCCAACTGTTCATGGCGCGCGCGTTCAACCCAAGCCTGGTGGCCGAACTCACCGAGTTTCTGGGTGACGAGCGCCGCCATCGTGCGGTATTCAAGGCCGAGTTGCAGCGCCGGGGTTACCCGCGTTGCCGCAGCTACTGGCTATGTGGGTTGGGCGGGCTGGCGCTCGGGTTGCTGACCGGGCTGTGCGGTCGCAAGGCGATCATGACCACCACCGTGGCCGTGGAAAGCGTGGTGCTCAAACACCTCGCCCACCAACTGCAGGTGCTGCGCGATATCGACCCACAGGCGGTGGCGGCCATTGCCTCGATTGTGGATGAAGAACAGCATCACCACGACCAGTCGGCGGCGCAGATCGATACGAACGACCCCTGGTTCAAAATGCTGACGCCCGTGGTGACGGCCTGGACCGAAGCGGTGATCTGGATGGGCATGCGCTCCTGA